In Erythrobacter litoralis HTCC2594, a single genomic region encodes these proteins:
- a CDS encoding helix-turn-helix domain-containing protein, with the protein MPAEEGANIVVKLDDLLHERRMTLTELAERVGLTLANLSILKTGKAKAIRFSTLEAICRELDCQPGDLLSYSGQAT; encoded by the coding sequence ATGCCCGCTGAAGAAGGCGCCAATATCGTGGTGAAGCTCGACGACCTGCTGCACGAACGCCGCATGACCCTGACCGAACTGGCCGAACGGGTCGGCCTGACGCTTGCCAATCTTTCCATCCTCAAGACCGGCAAGGCCAAGGCGATCCGGTTCTCGACCCTCGAGGCGATCTGCCGCGAGCTGGACTGCCAGCCCGGAGACCTGCTGAGCTATTCGGGGCAGGCGACCTGA
- the rplJ gene encoding 50S ribosomal protein L10 has protein sequence MDRSQKADAVAELNSVFNEAGVVVVTRNLGLTVAASTELRGKMREAGASYKVAKNRLAKLALKDTDYEGIGEMLTGPIALGYSADPVAAAKAAVDFAKSNDRLEIVGGSMGGQMLDEAGVKALASMPSLDELRGTIVGLINAPATKIAQVVTAPANKLARVFGAYGASEAA, from the coding sequence ATGGATCGTTCGCAAAAAGCCGATGCGGTCGCAGAGCTCAACTCGGTCTTCAACGAGGCAGGCGTGGTGGTCGTCACCCGCAACCTCGGCCTGACGGTTGCTGCAAGCACCGAACTGCGCGGGAAGATGCGGGAAGCTGGTGCGTCCTACAAGGTTGCGAAAAACCGTCTGGCCAAGCTCGCCCTGAAGGACACCGACTACGAAGGCATCGGCGAGATGCTGACGGGTCCGATCGCGCTCGGCTATTCAGCCGATCCGGTCGCCGCCGCAAAGGCTGCGGTGGACTTCGCCAAATCGAACGACCGACTGGAAATCGTCGGCGGTTCGATGGGCGGGCAGATGCTCGACGAAGCCGGGGTCAAGGCACTCGCCTCGATGCCGAGCCTCGACGAGCTTCGTGGCACGATCGTGGGTCTCATCAACGCCCCGGCGACGAAGATCGCCCAAGTCGTCACTGCGCCCGCCAACAAGCTCGCCCGCGTTTTCGGTGCCTATGGCGCCAGCGAAGCGGCGTAA
- a CDS encoding acyltransferase family protein has translation MRQESVQNTVSRFRQDIQGLRAIAVLAVVAFHVDPELLPGGFLGVDIFFVISGYLITGILIREIERERFSIANFYARRIARLFPALLAMLSVTALAGWLLLPPAALVALGDSLPMAAVFVSNLHFSDRLDYFAPAAELQPLLHTWSLAIEEQFYIVFPFVLVVASRYSNRLRDGLIVIAFTLSLAFAVSLALRGGDGFFHAFARAYELMAGALIAIGAVPALRSRAQAQISMFVGLALILGSFVMVDGNDAIPGWISLVPCVGCGLVIMSGRDHSFAAQAIITNRVSAFFGHISYALYLWHWPILVYAGYLTGGVMGYAVLSACVLLAIVFATLSTRFLEKPILRQEWQPKLALPFGIATIAILSLAGHALTQRDGHPDRFDQRSLELFAAASDYSPYRERCHYPGSGVWTYDDRCRIGGNGEQAIAVWGDSFGVELAAALADAQGEAGHAVLPLTASSCPPALDRSPNTPGACAAFNRAVLAGLSSDASVRTVVLFVHYRAKEYSFWQPAEMLSAAAALRRAGKEVLIIEPVPTYHVPVPDALGIAHRLGRDLAAIGVERVTHVRDVEELRSSLKQGAKRADIRIIDPLPVLCSVDRCHMALADGRVAYFDSEHLSMRAARKLVAETALAHLQPSDP, from the coding sequence ATGCGCCAGGAATCTGTACAGAACACGGTCTCGCGATTTCGCCAAGACATTCAGGGCCTGCGCGCGATCGCCGTCCTTGCGGTGGTCGCTTTTCATGTCGATCCGGAATTGCTGCCTGGAGGTTTTCTCGGCGTCGACATTTTCTTCGTTATATCGGGATATTTGATTACCGGCATATTGATCCGCGAGATCGAGCGCGAACGCTTCTCCATCGCCAACTTTTACGCCCGTCGCATCGCCCGGCTGTTTCCTGCTCTGCTTGCCATGCTGTCTGTCACCGCTCTCGCTGGCTGGCTTCTGCTCCCACCTGCTGCACTCGTGGCGCTCGGAGATAGCCTGCCGATGGCCGCAGTCTTCGTGTCGAACCTGCACTTTTCGGACAGGCTGGACTATTTTGCGCCCGCAGCCGAACTGCAACCCTTGCTCCACACGTGGTCGCTGGCGATCGAGGAGCAATTCTACATCGTCTTCCCGTTCGTACTCGTTGTGGCATCCCGCTATTCCAACCGGTTGCGCGACGGGTTGATCGTTATCGCGTTCACTTTATCGCTGGCCTTTGCCGTGAGCCTCGCCTTGCGCGGGGGAGACGGATTTTTCCATGCATTCGCCCGCGCCTACGAGCTGATGGCTGGAGCCCTGATTGCTATCGGGGCAGTGCCCGCATTGCGCAGCCGGGCACAGGCGCAAATCTCGATGTTCGTCGGCCTTGCTCTTATCCTCGGGTCCTTCGTCATGGTCGACGGAAATGATGCAATTCCCGGCTGGATCAGTCTCGTGCCCTGTGTGGGTTGCGGTCTCGTGATCATGTCGGGCCGCGACCATTCGTTTGCTGCGCAGGCCATCATTACCAATCGCGTATCGGCCTTCTTCGGCCATATCTCCTACGCGCTCTATCTTTGGCATTGGCCGATCCTGGTCTACGCCGGGTATCTGACCGGCGGCGTGATGGGGTATGCGGTGCTGTCGGCCTGTGTGCTGTTGGCAATCGTCTTTGCGACGTTATCGACGCGCTTCCTCGAGAAACCCATTTTGCGCCAGGAATGGCAGCCGAAACTGGCGCTGCCTTTCGGAATTGCGACGATCGCTATCCTATCCCTCGCCGGTCATGCTCTTACACAGAGAGACGGACACCCGGACAGGTTCGACCAGCGTAGCCTGGAACTGTTTGCAGCTGCATCGGACTATTCGCCTTATCGCGAACGATGCCACTATCCGGGTTCCGGCGTGTGGACCTATGACGACCGCTGTCGCATCGGCGGGAATGGCGAACAAGCGATCGCAGTCTGGGGCGATAGTTTCGGGGTCGAACTGGCCGCCGCCCTCGCCGACGCCCAAGGCGAAGCCGGACACGCGGTCCTGCCGCTCACCGCTTCAAGCTGTCCGCCGGCGCTCGATCGATCCCCGAACACGCCCGGTGCATGTGCGGCATTCAATCGAGCTGTGCTGGCCGGACTGAGCAGCGATGCATCGGTCCGCACCGTGGTTCTGTTCGTGCATTACCGCGCAAAGGAATATAGTTTCTGGCAACCCGCCGAGATGCTTTCGGCGGCTGCTGCGCTGCGGCGGGCGGGTAAGGAAGTGCTGATAATCGAGCCTGTTCCAACCTATCATGTGCCGGTGCCCGATGCGCTGGGCATCGCGCATCGCCTCGGGCGCGACCTCGCCGCAATCGGCGTTGAACGCGTTACGCATGTGCGCGACGTCGAGGAGCTGAGATCCAGCTTGAAACAGGGCGCGAAAAGGGCGGATATTCGGATCATCGATCCTCTTCCCGTTCTCTGCTCCGTCGACAGGTGTCATATGGCGCTGGCCGACGGGCGTGTCGCCTATTTCGATTCGGAGCATCTCAGCATGAGGGCCGCACGCAAACTCGTGGCTGAAACCGCCCTTGCGCACTTGCAGCCGTCCGATCCTTGA
- a CDS encoding mechanosensitive ion channel family protein, which translates to MTAEADIAALTIPEQILLWLRLNLIEIAGAFAVLLIGLFLAGLLSRAFERALARSPRFDPTVANFLSNVVKYALWALVLVTVLAQFGVETTSILAALGGMALAIGLALQGTLSNVASGVMILVQKPFKVGEAINVGSITAVVQNIGLFTTELKQFDGLFVMIPNSELWNKPIVNYHRHPIRRFELVVGIGYGDSMEQARTELLALAEADERVLEDPAPQTFVNSLDDSSVGIGLRVWCTTADYVAVGWDMTEAVKARFDDVGISIPFPQREITQRAV; encoded by the coding sequence ATGACTGCCGAAGCCGATATCGCCGCCCTGACCATCCCCGAACAAATTCTGCTGTGGCTGCGCCTCAACCTGATCGAAATTGCCGGGGCCTTCGCGGTTCTGTTGATCGGCCTGTTCCTCGCCGGGCTGCTGTCGCGCGCGTTCGAACGGGCCCTGGCCCGCTCGCCGCGGTTCGATCCGACGGTCGCCAATTTCCTCTCCAACGTCGTCAAATACGCGTTGTGGGCCCTCGTGCTCGTCACCGTGCTGGCGCAGTTCGGGGTGGAGACTACCAGCATCCTTGCCGCGCTCGGCGGCATGGCGCTGGCCATCGGGCTCGCGTTGCAGGGCACGCTCAGCAATGTCGCGTCGGGGGTGATGATCCTGGTGCAGAAACCGTTCAAGGTGGGCGAGGCGATCAATGTCGGCTCGATTACCGCGGTGGTGCAGAATATCGGCCTGTTCACCACCGAGCTCAAGCAATTCGACGGGCTGTTCGTGATGATCCCGAACTCCGAGCTCTGGAACAAGCCCATCGTCAACTACCACCGCCATCCGATTCGCCGTTTCGAGCTGGTCGTGGGGATCGGCTATGGCGACAGTATGGAGCAGGCGCGCACCGAATTGCTGGCGCTCGCCGAGGCAGACGAGCGGGTGCTCGAAGATCCGGCGCCGCAGACCTTCGTCAATTCGCTCGACGACAGTTCGGTCGGCATCGGTCTGCGAGTATGGTGCACCACCGCAGATTACGTAGCCGTCGGGTGGGATATGACCGAGGCGGTCAAGGCCCGCTTCGACGATGTCGGCATCTCGATCCCGTTCCCGCAGCGCGAGATTACGCAGCGGGCGGTTTAG
- the groES gene encoding co-chaperone GroES has product MAFRPLHDRVLVRRIEAEEKTAGGIIIPDSAKEKPSEGEIVSVGSGAKAEDGTVTPLDVKAGDRVLFGKWSGTEVTVDGEELLIMKESDIMGVIS; this is encoded by the coding sequence ATGGCATTTCGTCCTCTGCACGACCGCGTTCTGGTCCGTCGCATCGAAGCCGAAGAAAAGACCGCTGGCGGCATCATCATCCCCGACAGCGCCAAGGAAAAGCCCAGCGAAGGCGAAATCGTCTCGGTCGGCTCCGGCGCCAAGGCCGAAGACGGCACCGTCACTCCGCTCGACGTCAAGGCTGGCGACCGTGTGCTGTTCGGCAAGTGGTCCGGCACCGAAGTCACCGTCGACGGTGAAGAACTGCTGATCATGAAGGAAAGCGATATCATGGGCGTGATCTCCTGA
- a CDS encoding MATE family efflux transporter gives MYAIGVARQSQSVHNIGVRTGLICHMARLISIRAGCMHEMAPEVDTADSWRAEIAATFRLAWPLALANLLQMLIWAIDVFFVARLGEFELAASSLAVSLFSILGWATITLVSMVSALIAAELGRSRYAIAEVRRSVRMGVWLCVICGVLVMLILSQAEAILLASGQRAELAARAYDYMGIVLWAMIPLLVASVLRSFVSALGRPIFATAITALAIGVNALGNYALVFGNLGAPALGLEGSAIATVVTSIFIVLAYVVAIQQDRRLRRYAIWGRFWRPEWDRLRDLVVLGTPVFFTTIAEAGLFGGAALLMGLIGESELAGHTIALQIAAFAFQVPFGVSQAATIRVGYFYGARDHEAIKRAGAVALLIAVAFMAFTASVMLLMPEAILGLYIDTSKSVNAAMMAFALQYIVIAALFQLVDGLQVVAAGALRGLQDTRVPMVMAIFSYWVPGFGTSYYLGFYTPLKGTGVWIGFAVGLTFATVLLTGRWLMRERLGLAHRPARKPGAKPPAA, from the coding sequence ATGTATGCGATCGGTGTGGCCCGGCAGTCGCAGAGCGTCCACAATATCGGCGTGAGGACGGGCCTGATCTGTCATATGGCCAGGCTGATCTCTATCCGGGCCGGCTGCATGCATGAAATGGCGCCCGAAGTGGACACGGCGGACAGCTGGCGAGCCGAGATTGCCGCGACCTTCAGGCTCGCGTGGCCGCTGGCGCTCGCCAATCTGTTGCAGATGCTGATCTGGGCGATCGACGTGTTCTTCGTCGCGCGGCTCGGCGAGTTCGAATTGGCCGCCTCCAGCCTCGCTGTGTCGCTGTTCAGCATCCTTGGCTGGGCGACCATCACCCTGGTGAGCATGGTCTCGGCCCTGATCGCAGCCGAACTGGGCCGCTCGCGCTATGCCATTGCTGAGGTCCGGCGCAGCGTGCGCATGGGCGTCTGGCTCTGCGTGATCTGCGGCGTACTCGTCATGCTGATCCTGAGCCAGGCCGAAGCCATCCTGCTCGCCAGCGGGCAGAGGGCGGAACTGGCGGCCCGCGCTTACGACTACATGGGCATCGTCCTGTGGGCGATGATCCCCTTGCTGGTGGCGAGCGTGCTGAGGAGCTTTGTTTCCGCGCTCGGCCGCCCGATCTTCGCTACCGCGATCACGGCGCTCGCCATCGGCGTCAATGCGCTGGGCAATTACGCGCTGGTCTTCGGCAATCTCGGCGCGCCCGCGCTGGGCCTCGAAGGTTCGGCCATCGCCACCGTCGTCACGTCGATATTCATCGTGTTGGCTTATGTGGTGGCGATCCAGCAGGACCGGCGCTTGCGGCGCTATGCCATCTGGGGCCGGTTCTGGCGGCCGGAATGGGATCGGCTGCGCGACCTGGTGGTGCTGGGCACGCCGGTGTTCTTCACGACGATCGCCGAAGCGGGGCTGTTCGGCGGTGCGGCCCTGCTGATGGGGCTGATCGGGGAATCCGAGCTGGCCGGCCACACCATCGCGCTGCAAATCGCCGCTTTCGCCTTCCAGGTGCCGTTCGGTGTGAGCCAGGCGGCGACTATTCGCGTCGGCTATTTCTACGGCGCGCGCGATCACGAAGCGATCAAGCGCGCAGGGGCGGTTGCGCTGCTGATAGCGGTGGCCTTCATGGCCTTCACCGCTTCGGTCATGTTGCTGATGCCGGAGGCGATACTGGGTCTCTATATCGATACGTCGAAATCAGTGAATGCGGCGATGATGGCCTTCGCGCTGCAATACATCGTGATCGCCGCACTTTTCCAGCTGGTCGATGGCCTCCAGGTCGTCGCTGCCGGGGCCCTGCGCGGGCTGCAGGACACGCGCGTGCCGATGGTGATGGCGATCTTCAGCTACTGGGTGCCCGGCTTCGGCACGTCCTATTATCTCGGCTTCTACACGCCGCTCAAAGGCACTGGCGTGTGGATCGGTTTTGCCGTCGGCCTGACCTTTGCCACCGTGCTGCTGACCGGGCGCTGGCTGATGCGCGAGCGGCTGGGCCTTGCGCACCGCCCCGCACGCAAGCCGGGCGCTAAACCGCCCGCTGCGTAA
- a CDS encoding DUF2975 domain-containing protein produces MAEKINDPLLILAKAIIYVMLGLMAFAGFFVLLGVPAVAIFGADLGAELDAGELPQNARWLIALLLAAVAGMLYLGIRFFLHMLRIVKSVGEGDPFVPVNADRLTAMAWITLALNVLAIPVVTLGLYVAKLAGEEPGTVDASLDVGGITLILTLFILARVFRHGAAMRDDLEGTV; encoded by the coding sequence ATGGCTGAAAAGATCAACGATCCGCTGCTGATTTTGGCGAAGGCAATTATCTACGTGATGCTTGGCCTGATGGCATTTGCCGGTTTCTTCGTCCTGCTCGGCGTGCCGGCCGTGGCCATTTTCGGGGCCGACCTCGGCGCTGAACTCGATGCCGGGGAATTGCCGCAGAACGCAAGATGGCTGATAGCCCTGTTGCTCGCCGCTGTTGCCGGTATGCTTTACCTCGGCATCCGCTTCTTCCTGCACATGCTCCGCATCGTCAAAAGCGTCGGCGAAGGCGATCCGTTCGTGCCCGTCAATGCCGACAGGCTGACGGCCATGGCGTGGATCACGCTCGCGCTCAATGTGCTGGCGATTCCGGTGGTTACGCTCGGCCTCTACGTCGCCAAGCTCGCCGGCGAAGAACCGGGGACCGTCGATGCCAGCCTCGATGTCGGCGGCATCACCTTGATCCTGACGCTCTTCATCCTTGCCCGGGTGTTCCGCCATGGCGCAGCCATGCGCGACGACCTGGAAGGAACCGTGTGA
- the groL gene encoding chaperonin GroEL (60 kDa chaperone family; promotes refolding of misfolded polypeptides especially under stressful conditions; forms two stacked rings of heptamers to form a barrel-shaped 14mer; ends can be capped by GroES; misfolded proteins enter the barrel where they are refolded when GroES binds) translates to MAAKDVKFGRDAREGILKGVDTLANAVKVTLGPKGRNVVIEKSFGAPRITKDGVTVAKEIELKDKYENMGAQMLREVASKTNDLAGDGTTTATVLGQAIVREGMKSVAAGMNPMDLKRGIDIAVTKVVENLKSRSKDVAGSEEIAQVGIISANGDREVGEKIAEAMEKVGKEGVITVDESKGLEFELETVEGMQFDRGYLSPYFITNPDKMTVELENPYILIHEKKLSNLQAMLPILEAAVQSGRPLLIIAEDIEGEALATLVVNKLRGGLKVAAVKAPGFGDRRKAMLQDIAILTKGEMISEDLGIKLENVTLGMLGEAKRVTIDKDNTTIVDGAGDEADIKARVNEIRTQIDNTTSDYDREKLQERLAKLAGGVAVIKVGGASEVEVKERKDRVDDALHATRAAVEEGIVPGGGTALLYATKVLEGLKGENDDQTRGIDIVRKAIVAPVRQIATNAGHDGAVISGNLLREDNESQGFNAATDTYEDLVKAGVIDPTKVVRVALQDAASVAGLLITTEAAISEVPEDKSSGGGMPDMGGMGGMGGMGGF, encoded by the coding sequence ATGGCTGCCAAGGACGTAAAGTTCGGTCGCGACGCTCGCGAAGGCATTCTGAAGGGCGTCGACACGCTCGCCAACGCCGTCAAGGTCACGCTCGGACCGAAGGGTCGCAATGTCGTGATCGAAAAGAGCTTCGGCGCACCGCGCATCACCAAGGACGGCGTTACCGTCGCCAAGGAAATCGAGCTCAAGGACAAGTACGAGAACATGGGCGCACAGATGCTGCGCGAAGTGGCCTCGAAGACCAACGACCTCGCCGGTGACGGCACCACCACTGCCACCGTGCTCGGACAAGCGATCGTGCGCGAAGGCATGAAGTCGGTCGCGGCCGGCATGAACCCGATGGACCTCAAGCGCGGCATCGACATCGCCGTCACCAAGGTGGTCGAGAACCTGAAGAGCCGTTCGAAGGACGTCGCCGGTTCGGAAGAGATCGCTCAGGTCGGCATCATCTCCGCCAATGGCGACCGTGAAGTCGGCGAGAAGATCGCCGAAGCCATGGAAAAGGTCGGCAAGGAAGGCGTCATCACCGTCGACGAGAGCAAGGGCCTCGAATTCGAGCTCGAAACCGTCGAAGGCATGCAGTTCGACCGCGGCTACCTTTCGCCCTACTTCATCACCAACCCGGACAAGATGACGGTCGAACTCGAAAACCCGTACATCCTGATCCACGAGAAGAAGCTCAGCAATCTGCAGGCGATGCTCCCGATCCTCGAAGCGGCTGTCCAGTCGGGCCGTCCGCTGCTGATTATCGCGGAAGACATCGAAGGCGAAGCGCTGGCGACCCTCGTGGTGAACAAGCTGCGCGGCGGCCTCAAGGTTGCAGCGGTCAAGGCACCGGGCTTCGGCGACCGCCGCAAGGCCATGCTGCAGGACATCGCGATCCTGACCAAGGGGGAAATGATCAGCGAAGATCTCGGCATCAAGCTCGAGAACGTCACGCTGGGCATGCTCGGCGAAGCCAAGCGCGTCACCATCGACAAGGACAACACGACCATCGTCGACGGTGCCGGTGACGAAGCCGACATCAAGGCCCGCGTGAACGAAATCCGCACGCAGATCGACAACACCACCAGCGATTACGACCGCGAGAAGCTGCAAGAGCGCCTCGCCAAGCTCGCCGGCGGCGTTGCCGTGATCAAGGTCGGCGGTGCTTCGGAAGTCGAAGTGAAGGAACGCAAGGACCGCGTCGACGACGCACTCCACGCGACCCGTGCTGCGGTCGAAGAAGGCATCGTCCCGGGCGGCGGTACCGCGCTGCTCTACGCTACCAAGGTCCTCGAAGGGCTGAAGGGCGAGAACGACGACCAGACCCGCGGTATCGACATCGTGCGCAAGGCAATCGTCGCGCCGGTCCGCCAGATCGCGACCAATGCCGGTCACGACGGTGCTGTCATCTCGGGCAACCTGCTGCGTGAAGACAACGAATCGCAGGGCTTCAACGCTGCGACCGACACCTATGAAGACCTGGTCAAAGCCGGCGTCATCGACCCGACCAAGGTCGTGCGCGTCGCGCTGCAGGACGCAGCTTCGGTTGCCGGCCTGCTGATCACCACCGAAGCGGCGATTTCGGAAGTTCCGGAAGACAAGTCGTCCGGTGGCGGCATGCCCGACATGGGCGGAATGGGCGGAATGGGCGGTATGGGCGGCTTCTAA
- the rplL gene encoding 50S ribosomal protein L7/L12 translates to MADIKALVEELSKLTVLEAAELAKALEEEWGVSAAAAVAVAGPAGGGDAAAPAEEKDEFDVILTGDGGKKIQVIKEVRAITGLGLTEAKGLVEGAPKPIKEGVNKAEAEEIKGKIEAAGGTVELK, encoded by the coding sequence ATGGCCGATATCAAGGCTCTCGTTGAAGAACTTTCGAAACTGACCGTCCTGGAAGCCGCCGAGCTTGCCAAGGCGCTGGAAGAAGAGTGGGGCGTTTCCGCCGCTGCAGCTGTTGCAGTCGCTGGCCCGGCTGGCGGTGGCGACGCTGCTGCCCCGGCCGAAGAGAAGGACGAATTCGACGTCATCCTCACCGGCGACGGTGGCAAGAAGATCCAGGTGATCAAGGAAGTCCGCGCCATCACCGGCCTGGGCCTGACCGAAGCCAAGGGCCTCGTCGAAGGCGCGCCGAAGCCGATCAAGGAAGGCGTGAACAAGGCGGAAGCCGAAGAAATCAAGGGCAAGATCGAAGCTGCCGGCGGTACCGTCGAGCTGAAGTGA